From Thalassotalea euphylliae, the proteins below share one genomic window:
- a CDS encoding VOC family protein — MSVSTIPDGYHAITPYLVAKDAKAALAFYQSAFNAQPWLELNTPDGGVAHADMKIGNSHFMIADEQPEMGALSPETLGGAGVSLMIYCDDVDALFAQAIAAGGKELRAVADQFYGDRAGTLQDPFGHVWTVATQIEVLDEQELNSRMKAFFDDGD; from the coding sequence ATGTCAGTTTCTACTATTCCAGACGGCTATCACGCCATTACTCCGTACCTCGTTGCTAAAGATGCTAAAGCCGCACTAGCTTTTTATCAAAGCGCTTTTAACGCTCAGCCTTGGCTAGAGCTTAATACCCCTGACGGTGGTGTTGCCCACGCAGATATGAAGATCGGCAATTCACACTTTATGATCGCAGATGAACAACCTGAGATGGGGGCATTGAGTCCCGAAACGCTCGGCGGTGCAGGGGTTAGCCTGATGATTTACTGCGATGATGTTGATGCGCTTTTTGCCCAAGCGATTGCCGCTGGCGGTAAAGAACTAAGAGCTGTTGCCGATCAGTTTTACGGTGATCGCGCTGGCACCTTGCAAGACCCTTTCGGCCATGTCTGGACGGTTGCAACGCAAATTGAAGTGCTGGATGAACAAGAGTTGAACAGTCGTATGAAAGCGTTTTTTGACGACGGTGATTGA
- a CDS encoding substrate-binding periplasmic protein codes for MTRVVLLAFAIYAFHLCAFAKPSNGETITLAVGHDHQSMLDNRYDVYRANWDALKMGLEDLGHQLEASAAPWARAKAYVQSGQLDGLFIAARLPARDKWAVFTDTIGYEIYGFFERSTFTPPAQIYAGIRLGGEDRVLSFIPPEQLLYVPTAQRGLKLLSDGKVDRFAMSYGYGQYLLNTELKNMQSHIRFNPENSEIRSLHIAISKQHPNKERVLQILNQAIAHSVAKGYYQAAMIKNKVPKRMWINGQSEASLP; via the coding sequence ATGACGCGCGTTGTTTTATTAGCATTTGCTATTTACGCATTCCACCTATGTGCCTTTGCTAAACCTTCAAATGGCGAGACCATTACTCTCGCTGTGGGACACGATCATCAAAGCATGCTTGATAATCGCTACGACGTGTATCGCGCCAACTGGGACGCGCTAAAAATGGGGCTGGAGGATCTAGGTCATCAATTGGAGGCAAGCGCAGCACCTTGGGCGCGAGCAAAAGCTTATGTGCAATCAGGCCAGTTAGACGGGTTATTTATTGCTGCCCGATTACCGGCACGTGACAAGTGGGCAGTGTTTACTGACACCATAGGTTATGAGATATATGGTTTTTTCGAGCGAAGCACCTTTACCCCACCAGCACAAATTTACGCGGGTATTCGCTTAGGGGGAGAAGACCGAGTGCTGTCTTTTATACCACCTGAACAACTGCTCTATGTGCCTACGGCTCAGCGCGGCTTAAAACTGTTAAGTGACGGTAAAGTTGACCGATTTGCCATGTCGTACGGTTATGGTCAGTACCTGCTCAATACTGAGCTAAAAAATATGCAGTCACATATTCGCTTTAATCCTGAAAACAGTGAAATACGCAGCTTACACATCGCCATTTCCAAACAACACCCCAACAAAGAGCGAGTTTTACAGATTTTAAATCAAGCCATCGCGCACAGTGTTGCCAAAGGTTATTATCAAGCGGCGATGATAAAGAACAAAGTGCCCAAGCGTATGTGGATAAACGGGCAAAGTGAAGCTAGCTTGCCCTAA